A DNA window from Kitasatospora atroaurantiaca contains the following coding sequences:
- the metG gene encoding methionine--tRNA ligase, with protein sequence MAATADHSTTGASNSAYYVTTPIYYVNDRPHLGHAYTTVAGDVLTRWHRQRGEKVWYLTGTDEHGQKILRTAEANGVTPQEWCDKLVEEAWKPLWQHLGIANDDFIRTTQPRHTARVQEFVQDLHDKGEIYKGGYSGPYCVGCEEYKLPNELLPGATDDEKLCPIHKKPVEWLEEENYFFRLSAYGPKLLEFYAANPDFIAPASARNEVLRFVEQGLQDLSISRSTFNWGVPLPWDEKHVLYVWVDALQNYITAAGYGADPERFAELWPASVHLVGKDILRFHAVIWPAMLMAAGLPLPKRVVANGWLMVGGEKMSKSNLTGIAPQDLTSHFGVDAYRYYFLRAIPFGTDGSFSWEDFGARYTSELANDFGNLASRVAAMVGKYFEGSLPAATAAGDAEQAVADGLVTAVRVADRKIGEDLDFAGGIAAIFEFIKQVNGYLTEQEPWKVAKDESAEGQARLATILYTAAEALRATAVLLNPVMPTAAQKLWDSLGAEAGLGSLADQTIAAVADWGRLPVGSTVTKGDILFPRLEEKPTA encoded by the coding sequence ATGGCGGCCACTGCAGACCACAGCACCACCGGGGCTTCGAACTCGGCGTACTACGTCACCACCCCGATCTACTACGTGAACGATCGCCCGCACCTGGGCCACGCGTACACGACCGTCGCGGGCGACGTGCTCACGCGCTGGCACCGCCAGCGCGGCGAGAAGGTGTGGTACCTCACCGGTACGGACGAGCACGGCCAGAAGATCCTGCGGACGGCCGAGGCCAACGGCGTCACCCCGCAGGAGTGGTGCGACAAGCTGGTCGAGGAGGCCTGGAAGCCGCTCTGGCAGCACCTGGGCATCGCCAACGACGACTTCATCCGGACGACCCAGCCGCGGCACACCGCCCGCGTGCAGGAGTTCGTCCAGGACCTGCACGACAAGGGCGAGATCTACAAGGGCGGCTACTCCGGCCCGTACTGCGTCGGCTGCGAGGAGTACAAGCTCCCGAACGAGCTGCTCCCCGGTGCGACGGACGACGAGAAGCTCTGCCCGATCCACAAGAAGCCGGTCGAGTGGCTGGAGGAGGAGAACTACTTCTTCCGTCTCTCCGCGTACGGCCCGAAGCTGCTCGAGTTCTACGCCGCCAACCCCGACTTCATCGCGCCCGCCTCGGCGCGCAACGAGGTGCTGCGCTTCGTCGAGCAGGGCCTGCAGGACCTCTCGATCTCCCGCTCCACCTTCAACTGGGGTGTGCCGCTGCCCTGGGACGAGAAGCACGTCCTCTACGTGTGGGTGGACGCACTGCAGAACTACATCACCGCCGCCGGGTACGGCGCGGACCCGGAGCGCTTCGCCGAGCTGTGGCCGGCCTCGGTGCACCTGGTCGGCAAGGACATCCTGCGGTTCCACGCGGTGATCTGGCCGGCGATGCTGATGGCCGCCGGGCTGCCGTTGCCCAAGCGCGTGGTCGCCAACGGCTGGCTGATGGTCGGCGGCGAGAAGATGAGCAAGTCCAACCTGACCGGCATCGCGCCGCAGGACCTCACCTCGCACTTCGGCGTGGACGCCTACCGCTACTACTTCCTGCGGGCGATCCCGTTCGGCACCGACGGTTCCTTCTCCTGGGAGGACTTCGGCGCCCGGTACACCTCCGAGCTGGCCAACGACTTCGGCAACCTCGCCTCGCGCGTCGCCGCCATGGTCGGCAAGTACTTCGAGGGCTCGCTGCCGGCCGCCACCGCCGCCGGTGACGCCGAGCAGGCCGTCGCCGACGGTCTGGTGACCGCGGTCCGGGTGGCCGACCGGAAGATCGGTGAGGACCTGGACTTCGCCGGCGGCATCGCGGCGATCTTCGAGTTCATCAAGCAGGTCAACGGCTACCTCACCGAGCAGGAGCCGTGGAAGGTCGCCAAGGACGAGTCGGCCGAGGGCCAGGCGCGCCTCGCGACCATCCTCTACACCGCCGCCGAGGCGCTGCGGGCGACGGCCGTGCTGCTCAACCCGGTGATGCCGACGGCCGCCCAGAAGCTGTGGGACTCGCTGGGTGCGGAGGCGGGCCTGGGTTCGCTCGCCGACCAGACCATCGCCGCCGTCGCCGACTGGGGCCGCCTGCCGGTGGGCTCCACCGTCACCAAGGGCGACATCCTGTTCCCGCGCCTCGAAGAGAAGCCGACCGCCTGA
- a CDS encoding TatD family hydrolase, whose translation MASPDDRSTPPPLPAPLAVAVADSHTHLDMQSGTPAASLAKAASVGVTAVVQVGCDVPGSRWAASLAAEFDAVHAAVALHPNEAPRLVLGDPDGWSGRKRTPGGHQALDAALAEIDALAALPQVKAVGETGLDYFRTGPEGVDIQKESFRRHIEIAKRHGKALVIHDRDAHQDVIELLLAEGAPERTVFHCYSGDAEMAKICAEHGWYLSFAGPVTFKANQPLRDALTVTPLDRVLIETDAPFLTPHPYRGRPNAPYLIPVTLRSMAETLGLHEDELATAIAANTARAFGY comes from the coding sequence ATGGCCTCCCCCGACGACCGGTCGACCCCACCGCCGCTGCCCGCCCCGCTGGCGGTGGCGGTGGCCGACTCGCACACCCACCTGGACATGCAGTCCGGCACCCCGGCCGCGAGCCTCGCCAAGGCCGCGTCGGTCGGCGTGACGGCGGTCGTCCAGGTGGGCTGCGACGTGCCCGGCTCGCGCTGGGCCGCCTCGCTGGCGGCCGAGTTCGACGCCGTGCACGCGGCCGTCGCCCTGCACCCCAACGAGGCGCCCCGCCTCGTCCTGGGTGACCCCGACGGCTGGTCGGGCAGGAAGCGCACGCCCGGCGGCCACCAGGCGCTGGACGCCGCGCTCGCCGAGATAGACGCGCTCGCCGCCCTGCCGCAGGTGAAGGCCGTCGGCGAGACCGGGCTCGACTATTTCCGCACCGGGCCCGAGGGCGTGGACATCCAGAAGGAGTCCTTCCGCCGCCACATCGAGATCGCCAAGCGCCACGGCAAGGCGCTGGTGATCCACGACCGGGACGCCCACCAGGACGTCATCGAGTTGCTGCTGGCGGAGGGCGCCCCCGAGCGCACGGTCTTCCACTGCTACTCCGGCGATGCCGAGATGGCCAAGATCTGCGCCGAGCACGGCTGGTACCTCTCCTTCGCCGGGCCGGTCACCTTCAAGGCCAACCAGCCGCTGCGCGACGCCCTCACCGTCACCCCGCTCGACCGGGTGCTGATCGAGACCGACGCCCCCTTCCTCACCCCGCACCCGTACCGGGGCCGCCCCAACGCCCCGTACCTGATCCCGGTCACGCTGCGGTCGATGGCGGAGACCCTCGGGCTGCACGAGGACGAGCTCGCCACGGCGATCGCCGCCAACACGGCGCGCGCCTTCGGGTACTGA
- the rsmA gene encoding 16S rRNA (adenine(1518)-N(6)/adenine(1519)-N(6))-dimethyltransferase RsmA → MSSTDPTPDSHLLGASDIRELAATLGVKPTKQRGQNFVIDGNTVRRIVRAAEVTGEDAVVEVGPGLGSLTLALLEVAAHVTAVEIDPLLAQHLPTTIAARMPGRAKDFDLVLSDAMEVTELPGPPPTALVANLPYNVAVPVLLHMLATFPSIERTLVMVQSEVADRLAAKPGNKVYGVPSVKANWYADVKRSGAIGRNVFWPAPNVDSGLVSLVRRQPPATSATRQEVFAVVDAAFAQRRKTLRAALAGWAGSPAAAEQALAAAGIDHKLRGEMLTVEQFAAIAEHKPKVPVL, encoded by the coding sequence GTGAGCAGCACCGATCCCACCCCTGACAGCCACCTCCTGGGCGCCTCCGACATCCGGGAGCTGGCCGCCACGCTGGGCGTGAAGCCGACCAAGCAGCGCGGGCAGAACTTCGTCATCGACGGCAACACGGTCCGGCGCATCGTCCGGGCCGCCGAGGTGACCGGCGAGGACGCGGTGGTCGAGGTCGGCCCCGGGCTCGGCTCGCTCACCCTCGCGCTGCTGGAGGTCGCGGCGCACGTGACGGCGGTGGAGATCGACCCGCTGCTCGCGCAGCACCTCCCCACCACCATCGCCGCCCGGATGCCCGGGCGCGCCAAGGACTTCGACCTCGTCCTCAGCGATGCCATGGAGGTCACCGAACTCCCCGGCCCGCCGCCCACCGCGCTGGTCGCCAACCTCCCCTACAACGTCGCCGTCCCCGTGCTGCTGCACATGCTGGCGACCTTCCCCAGCATCGAGCGCACGCTGGTGATGGTGCAGAGCGAGGTCGCCGACCGGCTCGCGGCCAAGCCCGGCAACAAGGTCTACGGGGTGCCCTCGGTCAAGGCCAACTGGTACGCGGACGTGAAGCGCTCCGGGGCCATCGGCCGGAACGTCTTCTGGCCCGCGCCCAACGTCGACTCCGGTCTGGTCTCGCTGGTGCGCCGGCAGCCGCCCGCGACCTCGGCCACCCGCCAGGAGGTCTTCGCGGTCGTGGACGCCGCCTTCGCCCAGCGCCGCAAGACCCTGCGGGCCGCGCTGGCCGGCTGGGCGGGCTCCCCGGCCGCCGCCGAGCAGGCGCTGGCCGCCGCCGGCATCGACCACAAGCTGCGC